One Punica granatum isolate Tunisia-2019 chromosome 3, ASM765513v2, whole genome shotgun sequence genomic window carries:
- the LOC116199573 gene encoding cytochrome c oxidase assembly protein COX19-like produces MSAGGAFGGNRGLRPVPPEKGVFPLDHLHQCDLEKKDYLNCLKSSGHQSEKCRQFSKKYLECRMEKNLMARQDMSELGFRKETETNGETSEEKNSKRIEV; encoded by the exons ATGAGTGCAG GAGGTGCATTCGGTGGGAATAGGGGGTTGAGACCCGTGCCTCCAGAGAAAGGTGTCTTCCCTTTGGATCACTTGCATCAATGCGACCTG GAGAAGAAAGATTATCTTAATTGTCTAAAATCCTCTGGCCATCAATCAGAAAAATGCAGACAGTTCTCAAAGAAGTATTTGGAGTGTCGCATGGAGAA GAACTTGATGGCTAGGCAAGATATGTCAGAGCTCGGATTTCGAAAGGAAACTGAAACCAATGGAGAAACTTCAGAAGAGAAGAATTCCAAGAGGATCGAAGTTTGA